From a single Streptomyces sp. NBC_00377 genomic region:
- a CDS encoding serine/threonine-protein kinase, with protein MQGLLLAGRYRLADAIGSGGMGRVWRAHDELLHRAVAIKELTAALYVAESDQAVLLARTRAEARAAARINHSAVVTVHDVLEHDGRPWIVMELVEGRSLADAVKEDGRVEPAEAARIGLWVLRALRAAHSAGVLHRDVKPGNVLLSDDGRVLLTDFGIAQIEGDSTITRTGEVVGSVDYLAPERVRGHDPGPSSDLWALGATLYTAVEGRSPFRRTSPLTTLQAVVEEEAADPRYAGPLAPVITALLRKDPAARPDTAEAERLLAEAADGRRPSGAQAYVPTQFGGPDRATGDHSPPHPHAHSLPHPQTGPASGASYVPLGPEASTPVPSHPVTGPTAVGPTAMGPGRPAPSERPPRRRRRVLALVVVLAALVGGGTAVAWQKWDEGRQRNGGSASTSDSPSPSTPAGTNEPGGEGAAPGSWHQIDDPLGFGLALPEGWERVVYQDDGDLKQIDYTPDGGEHFVRIALDSSPDFSDPYAHQVDLEQQLERLVDYDRVTLEKNVYRDRAGSEWEYTWTALAKDTDFPGPRRAIEETYMARDGSEYVIYMSSPAADWATTAKQFTSVLQSWREPAA; from the coding sequence ATGCAGGGCCTGCTCCTGGCGGGTCGCTACCGGCTCGCCGACGCCATCGGGAGCGGCGGTATGGGCCGGGTGTGGCGTGCGCACGACGAGCTGCTCCACCGGGCCGTGGCCATCAAGGAGTTGACGGCCGCGCTCTACGTGGCGGAGAGCGACCAGGCCGTCCTGCTCGCGCGGACCAGGGCGGAGGCCCGCGCGGCCGCGCGGATCAACCACTCCGCCGTGGTCACCGTGCACGACGTGCTCGAGCACGACGGCCGCCCGTGGATCGTGATGGAGCTGGTCGAGGGCCGCTCGCTGGCCGACGCCGTCAAGGAGGACGGGCGGGTGGAGCCCGCCGAGGCGGCCCGGATCGGGCTGTGGGTGCTGCGTGCCCTGCGCGCCGCGCACTCCGCCGGGGTCCTGCACCGTGACGTCAAGCCCGGCAACGTGCTCCTCTCCGACGACGGGCGGGTCCTCCTCACCGACTTCGGTATCGCCCAGATCGAGGGCGACAGCACCATCACCCGTACCGGGGAGGTCGTCGGCTCGGTCGACTACCTGGCGCCCGAGCGCGTGCGCGGCCACGATCCCGGCCCGTCCTCGGACCTGTGGGCCCTGGGCGCGACGCTGTACACGGCGGTCGAGGGACGGTCGCCGTTCCGGCGCACCTCACCGCTGACCACCCTTCAGGCCGTCGTGGAGGAGGAGGCCGCGGACCCCCGGTACGCCGGACCGCTCGCCCCCGTCATCACGGCTCTGCTGCGCAAGGACCCGGCCGCCCGCCCGGACACCGCCGAGGCCGAGCGGCTCCTCGCCGAGGCGGCCGACGGACGACGCCCCAGCGGGGCGCAGGCGTATGTGCCGACCCAGTTCGGGGGGCCCGACCGGGCCACGGGTGACCACTCCCCGCCCCACCCGCACGCCCACTCCCTGCCCCACCCGCAGACCGGCCCCGCGTCAGGCGCTTCGTACGTCCCGCTCGGACCGGAGGCGTCGACGCCCGTACCGAGCCACCCCGTCACCGGGCCCACAGCCGTGGGACCGACGGCCATGGGCCCGGGCCGGCCCGCGCCGTCCGAGCGGCCGCCCCGGCGCCGCCGGCGTGTGCTCGCGCTCGTGGTCGTCCTCGCCGCGCTGGTCGGCGGGGGTACGGCGGTGGCCTGGCAGAAGTGGGACGAGGGGCGGCAGCGCAACGGCGGGTCCGCGTCGACGTCCGACTCGCCCAGCCCGAGCACCCCGGCCGGGACGAACGAGCCCGGCGGGGAGGGCGCCGCGCCCGGCTCATGGCACCAGATCGACGACCCGCTGGGCTTCGGGCTCGCCCTCCCCGAGGGCTGGGAGCGCGTCGTGTACCAGGACGACGGCGACCTCAAGCAGATCGACTACACGCCCGACGGCGGCGAGCACTTCGTCCGCATCGCCCTGGACTCGTCCCCCGACTTCAGCGACCCCTACGCGCATCAGGTCGACCTGGAACAGCAGCTCGAGCGGCTGGTCGACTACGACCGGGTCACCCTGGAGAAGAACGTCTACCGGGACCGGGCCGGCTCCGAATGGGAGTACACCTGGACCGCGTTGGCGAAGGACACGGACTTCCCCGGGCCGCGCCGCGCCATCGAGGAGACGTACATGGCCCGGGACGGCAGCGAGTACGTGATCTACATGTCCTCGCCCGCCGCGGACTGGGCCACGACGGCCAAGCAGTTCACGTCCGTACTGCAGAGCTGGCGCGAGCCGGCCGCGTAG
- a CDS encoding protein kinase, translating to MDDYAGRVLVDRYRLPLPPSDEFELTETRAFDTYSGQEVLVRQVPLPEVVEAEVLDAEGLPEGFQARDRGARRPRTQGAGAGEGTRRPADPVVRRAMEAAQATASIPDHPRLDQVFDVFAEGGSLWIVSELVAARPLSALLAEKPLTPYRAAEVASDVLMALRVLHAHGWVHRNITARTVLVCDDGRVMLTGLAVGAAEEALCGYDPVPTEDAAAGTRSAPGAAGAQGQVSARGAGGRESGVADIGGNAGPRGFAAPLEQGGAGAFGGPRAVGGPGGPADVGGFRGPVGPGGPGRVGGPAPGDAGGPAGVGPSGGVAGPVGSGGPGGPGGSGGAGGPGPGGSAGSGGFGGSAGVGPGGGAVDPEAARRAAIEARGAGALPAPTGEPSGGGAVARRAPTETGGDIRAARAGAIAAYRAGARAAARVQEAQEAQQNERAALPGARTAADGGHGTTQGDPPGQIADPYGVSGAPVPGPPLPGYGRTPPAHVHTAGPAPGGSPHAPAPGSHASLTPVPGAQIPVQGQAPSGETRGGAHWDEPAAGAPGSAVRRGPATALAAERARQARMAVVGPVTERWAPEQAGPVHENWQLAAPIGPATDLWALGALLFRAVQGHAPYPEESTAELVQMVCAEPPAFAEECGPLRPVVESLLRQDPTERLGFEELRGWLRSLVRSAPEPEAGTYVIAAPPTDPRRLPIVRRRGELVRRRRAGLPATHGRHKRGRPETNRSPRSLGRTLLVLILLLLAAAIAYALMFMPKSGEKDAAGTDGSGRTGATGAPGGQKPQASGAPRPDRTSPGTGSSPSSASSAAEATQTQNGGGAGTDAAAGFTIRSDQAGFKVAVANGWDRTPKNARGQVVYAHGDFELIVVPGRDSASSNGSDPMVYQREKESELQPYRDSSWATASGLRTTTVGARTMAEGQFTWTDGGGRELYVRNVAILIAGRYHIVQVRGPEAERDEVTRLFEEASSTYRYTG from the coding sequence GTGGACGACTATGCGGGTCGGGTACTCGTCGACCGCTACCGCCTGCCGTTGCCGCCCTCCGACGAGTTCGAACTCACCGAGACACGGGCCTTCGACACCTACAGCGGACAGGAAGTCCTGGTCCGCCAGGTGCCGTTGCCGGAGGTCGTCGAGGCGGAGGTGCTCGACGCGGAGGGGTTGCCCGAGGGGTTCCAGGCCCGGGACCGCGGCGCGCGGCGCCCGCGGACACAGGGCGCCGGCGCGGGTGAGGGCACACGACGGCCCGCCGACCCCGTCGTACGGCGGGCGATGGAGGCGGCGCAGGCCACCGCGAGCATCCCCGACCATCCGCGGCTCGACCAGGTCTTCGACGTGTTCGCCGAGGGCGGTTCGCTGTGGATAGTGAGTGAACTGGTGGCCGCGCGGCCGTTGTCGGCGCTGCTCGCCGAGAAGCCCCTGACGCCGTACCGGGCGGCCGAGGTCGCCTCCGACGTGCTCATGGCGCTGCGGGTGCTGCACGCGCACGGCTGGGTCCACCGGAACATCACCGCGCGCACGGTCCTTGTCTGCGACGACGGACGGGTCATGCTGACCGGTCTGGCGGTCGGCGCGGCCGAGGAAGCACTGTGCGGGTACGACCCGGTGCCGACGGAGGACGCGGCGGCCGGGACGCGGAGCGCGCCCGGCGCCGCGGGCGCGCAGGGCCAGGTGAGCGCGCGGGGCGCGGGGGGCCGGGAGAGCGGGGTCGCGGACATCGGCGGGAATGCCGGGCCCCGGGGCTTCGCCGCTCCCCTGGAGCAGGGTGGCGCGGGGGCTTTCGGAGGCCCACGTGCTGTCGGCGGTCCGGGTGGCCCCGCAGACGTGGGCGGCTTCCGCGGTCCGGTGGGGCCCGGTGGTCCAGGTCGCGTCGGTGGTCCCGCGCCGGGAGATGCCGGCGGGCCGGCTGGTGTCGGTCCGTCGGGAGGTGTCGCCGGGCCCGTCGGCTCCGGTGGTCCTGGTGGGCCCGGTGGTTCTGGAGGGGCAGGCGGTCCTGGTCCTGGCGGGTCGGCAGGGTCCGGTGGGTTCGGGGGTTCTGCCGGGGTCGGGCCCGGTGGCGGGGCGGTCGATCCGGAGGCGGCCCGGCGGGCCGCCATCGAGGCGCGGGGGGCGGGTGCGTTGCCGGCGCCGACGGGTGAGCCGTCCGGTGGCGGGGCGGTGGCCCGCAGGGCGCCCACGGAGACCGGCGGAGACATCCGCGCCGCGCGCGCCGGGGCGATCGCCGCGTACCGCGCGGGAGCGCGGGCGGCCGCCCGCGTGCAGGAGGCCCAGGAGGCCCAGCAGAACGAACGCGCGGCCCTGCCCGGCGCCCGCACCGCGGCCGACGGCGGCCACGGGACCACGCAGGGCGATCCTCCCGGGCAGATCGCCGACCCCTACGGAGTCTCGGGCGCACCCGTGCCCGGTCCACCCCTGCCCGGGTACGGCCGGACGCCGCCCGCCCACGTCCACACCGCAGGCCCTGCTCCCGGTGGCTCACCGCATGCCCCCGCCCCGGGATCGCACGCGTCGCTCACGCCCGTGCCCGGTGCCCAGATCCCCGTCCAGGGGCAGGCGCCCTCGGGTGAGACGCGGGGCGGGGCCCACTGGGACGAGCCGGCGGCCGGGGCGCCCGGGAGCGCCGTCCGGCGGGGGCCGGCCACCGCGTTGGCCGCCGAGCGGGCGCGTCAGGCGCGGATGGCCGTCGTCGGGCCGGTCACCGAACGGTGGGCGCCGGAACAGGCCGGACCGGTGCACGAGAACTGGCAGCTGGCCGCGCCGATCGGTCCCGCGACCGACCTCTGGGCGCTGGGCGCGCTGCTGTTCAGGGCCGTACAGGGGCACGCGCCCTATCCGGAGGAGTCGACGGCCGAGCTGGTGCAGATGGTGTGCGCCGAGCCGCCGGCCTTCGCCGAGGAGTGCGGACCGCTCAGGCCGGTCGTGGAGTCGCTGCTGCGCCAGGACCCCACCGAGCGCCTCGGCTTCGAGGAGCTGCGGGGCTGGCTGCGTTCGCTGGTGCGGTCCGCGCCGGAGCCGGAGGCGGGTACGTATGTCATCGCCGCGCCGCCCACCGATCCGCGCCGTCTTCCGATCGTCCGCCGCAGGGGCGAACTGGTGCGCAGACGGCGCGCCGGGCTGCCCGCGACCCACGGGCGGCACAAGCGGGGCCGGCCGGAGACGAACCGTTCGCCCCGCAGCCTGGGCCGCACCCTGCTGGTGCTGATCCTGCTCCTGCTGGCCGCGGCGATCGCGTACGCCCTGATGTTCATGCCGAAGTCGGGTGAGAAGGACGCGGCCGGTACGGACGGCTCCGGGCGGACCGGGGCCACCGGGGCGCCAGGCGGCCAGAAGCCCCAGGCCAGCGGTGCGCCACGGCCCGACCGGACATCGCCGGGCACCGGTTCCTCCCCTTCCTCCGCGTCCTCGGCGGCGGAGGCCACCCAGACGCAGAACGGCGGCGGGGCCGGGACGGATGCCGCCGCCGGGTTCACGATCCGTTCCGACCAGGCCGGTTTCAAGGTCGCCGTGGCCAACGGATGGGACCGCACGCCGAAGAACGCCCGCGGTCAGGTCGTCTACGCGCACGGTGACTTCGAGCTGATCGTCGTACCCGGACGCGACAGCGCGTCGTCGAACGGCAGTGACCCGATGGTCTATCAGCGGGAGAAGGAGAGCGAACTCCAGCCGTACCGCGACTCCAGCTGGGCGACGGCCTCCGGGCTGCGCACGACGACGGTGGGTGCGCGGACCATGGCCGAGGGACAGTTCACCTGGACCGATGGCGGTGGACGGGAGCTGTACGTCCGCAACGTCGCGATCCTCATCGCCGGGCGGTATCACATTGTGCAGGTCAGGGGGCCGGAGGCCGAGCGGGACGAGGTCACCCGGCTGTTCGAGGAGGCATCGTCGACCTACCGGTACACCGGCTGA
- a CDS encoding serine/threonine-protein kinase, translated as MSEAERAGASRQDKSARLLAGRYRLGDVLGRGGMGTVWRAEDETLGRTVAVKELRFPGNIDEDEKRRLITRTLREAKAIARIRNNSAVTVFDVVEEDDRPWIVMELVEGKSLAEVIREDGVLEPKRAAEVGLAILDVLRSAHREGILHRDVKPSNVLIAEDGRVVLTDFGIAQVEGDPSITSTGMLVGAPSYISPERARGHKPGPAADLWSLGGLLYASVEGSPPYDKGSAIATLTAVMTEQLEEPKNAGPLKDVIYGLLTKDPARRLDDAGARAMLNAVLHAPEPRHAEPADATKVVPLPVLPDAANGKGSSAGAEAGEKLRGAFRSVRKAAVAAGAATSAVAGRTKPANGTSGSGSVSAAEARPSGARESGAARGTGAAASAAAPSVGAPVAPDSRGTTAPSASAARSASSPVSGTASSSPSVPAARSGSGTGTGAEDGGAGRSSGWPVMTPPDLPPRPVPRAPLTDVVPKRTLVIIAVVVVLAVLGTVLALTLGGGGDTAGSKDGGGSRPVAGGSASADTKEDEDSGTRTDGASAQSTASSGAGANTSTTGGAGSGVTGSGGTGVATTPYKGGQGYSIGLPAGWKYQTSGSAGDRFTGPDGQKLLVAWTTTPKGDPVADWKNQERYMVRSQYKKIRIEQVGYRGWNTADWEFTYTDGGTAYRTIDRGFVVNDSLGYALMYTAKSAAWGTDLRESTWKALADSFTPKK; from the coding sequence ATGTCGGAGGCGGAGCGGGCGGGAGCATCCCGTCAGGACAAGAGCGCACGTCTCCTCGCCGGGCGGTACCGGCTGGGAGATGTACTCGGCCGCGGCGGCATGGGGACGGTGTGGCGCGCCGAGGACGAGACCCTCGGACGCACGGTCGCCGTCAAGGAGCTGCGGTTCCCGGGAAACATCGACGAGGACGAGAAGCGGCGGCTGATCACGCGGACGCTGCGCGAGGCCAAGGCCATCGCGCGGATCCGCAACAACAGCGCGGTGACGGTCTTCGACGTGGTCGAGGAGGACGACCGGCCGTGGATCGTGATGGAACTCGTCGAGGGCAAGTCGCTCGCCGAGGTCATCCGTGAGGACGGCGTGCTGGAGCCGAAGCGGGCCGCGGAGGTCGGGCTCGCGATCCTCGACGTGCTGCGTTCGGCGCACCGCGAGGGCATCCTGCACCGTGACGTGAAGCCGTCGAACGTGCTGATCGCCGAGGACGGCCGGGTCGTGCTCACCGACTTCGGTATCGCGCAGGTCGAGGGCGACCCGTCGATCACGTCCACCGGCATGCTCGTCGGCGCGCCGTCGTACATCTCCCCGGAGCGGGCCCGCGGTCACAAGCCGGGACCCGCGGCCGACCTGTGGTCGCTCGGCGGGCTGCTGTACGCGTCGGTCGAGGGCTCACCTCCGTACGACAAGGGCTCGGCGATCGCCACGCTCACCGCGGTGATGACCGAGCAGCTGGAGGAGCCGAAGAACGCGGGGCCGCTGAAGGACGTCATCTACGGCCTGCTCACCAAGGACCCCGCGCGGCGGCTCGACGACGCCGGTGCGCGGGCGATGCTGAACGCGGTGCTCCACGCCCCCGAGCCGCGGCACGCCGAGCCGGCGGACGCGACGAAGGTCGTGCCGCTGCCCGTGCTGCCGGACGCCGCGAACGGCAAGGGGAGCTCGGCCGGCGCGGAGGCGGGCGAGAAGCTGCGCGGCGCGTTCCGGTCGGTGCGCAAGGCCGCCGTCGCCGCCGGCGCCGCCACCTCGGCGGTCGCGGGCCGGACCAAGCCGGCGAACGGGACGAGTGGCTCCGGTTCCGTGAGCGCGGCCGAGGCGCGGCCGAGCGGGGCGCGGGAGAGTGGGGCGGCCCGGGGTACCGGGGCCGCCGCTTCCGCCGCCGCCCCGTCCGTCGGCGCGCCCGTGGCCCCGGACTCCCGAGGTACCACTGCGCCGTCGGCGTCGGCTGCGAGGTCGGCGTCCAGCCCGGTGTCCGGCACGGCGTCGTCGTCGCCGTCCGTTCCTGCGGCCCGTTCCGGTTCGGGTACGGGGACCGGGGCCGAGGACGGGGGCGCCGGGCGGAGTTCCGGGTGGCCGGTGATGACGCCGCCGGATCTGCCGCCGCGGCCCGTGCCCAGGGCGCCGTTGACGGACGTGGTGCCGAAGCGCACGTTGGTGATCATCGCCGTGGTCGTGGTGCTGGCCGTGCTCGGCACGGTGCTGGCCCTCACCCTCGGCGGGGGCGGCGACACCGCCGGCTCGAAGGACGGCGGCGGCTCGCGGCCGGTGGCCGGCGGGAGTGCGAGCGCCGACACCAAGGAGGACGAGGACAGCGGGACCCGTACGGACGGGGCGTCCGCGCAGTCCACCGCGTCCTCCGGAGCCGGGGCGAACACGTCCACGACCGGAGGCGCCGGATCCGGCGTCACCGGGTCCGGGGGCACCGGCGTGGCGACCACTCCGTACAAGGGCGGACAGGGGTACTCGATCGGCCTGCCCGCGGGGTGGAAGTACCAGACCTCGGGCAGCGCGGGGGACCGCTTCACCGGGCCCGACGGACAGAAGTTGCTCGTCGCCTGGACGACCACGCCCAAGGGCGACCCCGTCGCCGACTGGAAGAACCAGGAGCGCTACATGGTGCGCTCGCAGTACAAGAAGATCCGAATAGAGCAGGTGGGCTACCGCGGCTGGAACACGGCCGACTGGGAGTTCACCTACACGGACGGCGGGACCGCGTACCGCACCATCGACCGCGGGTTCGTGGTGAACGACAGTCTCGGCTACGCCCTGATGTACACGGCGAAGTCCGCCGCATGGGGTACCGACCTGCGGGAGAGCACCTGGAAGGCGCTGGCGGACAGCTTCACGCCGAAGAAGTAG
- a CDS encoding glycerol-3-phosphate dehydrogenase/oxidase has protein sequence MRTATLGPAQRAESLAAMAERELDVLVVGAGVVGAGTALDAVTRGLSTGLVEARDWASGTSSRSSKLIHGGLRYLEMLDFALVREALKERGLLLERLAPHLVKPVPFLYPLQHKGWERLYAGAGVALYDAMSMARGHGRGLPMHRHLTRGHALRVAPALRKDALVGALQYYDAQMDDARFVANLVRTAAAYGAKAANRARVTGFLREGERVVGARVQDVEGGGEYEIHARQVVNATGVWTDDTQAMVGERGQFHVRASKGVHLVVPRDRISSTTGLILRTEKSVLFVIPWGRHWIVGTTDTDWDLDKAHPAASSADIDYVLEHVNSVLRVPLTRDDVEGVYAGLRPLLAGESDATSKLSREHTVAHPVPGLVVVAGGKYTTYRVMAKDAVDEAVRGLDQRVAECVTEDVPLMGAEGYRALWNARARIAAQTGLHVVRVEHLLNRFGAMAEEVLDLIVADPSLGEPLQAADDYLRAEIVYAASHEGARHLDDVLTRRTRISIETFDRGTRSAREAAELMAPVLGWDKNHIDREVQHYEKRVEAERESQRQPDDLTADAARLGAPDIAPLT, from the coding sequence GTGAGGACAGCGACACTGGGGCCGGCGCAGCGAGCCGAGTCACTGGCGGCCATGGCCGAGCGCGAACTGGACGTGCTGGTGGTGGGGGCCGGCGTGGTCGGCGCGGGCACCGCCCTGGACGCCGTGACGCGCGGCCTGTCCACGGGACTGGTCGAGGCGCGCGACTGGGCGTCCGGCACATCGAGCAGGTCGAGCAAGCTGATCCACGGCGGACTGCGCTACCTGGAGATGCTCGACTTCGCACTCGTGCGGGAGGCGCTGAAGGAGCGGGGGCTGCTGCTGGAGCGGCTCGCCCCGCACCTCGTCAAACCGGTGCCCTTCCTGTATCCGCTCCAGCACAAGGGCTGGGAGCGGCTGTACGCCGGTGCGGGCGTCGCGCTCTACGACGCGATGTCCATGGCCCGCGGACACGGCCGGGGCCTGCCGATGCACCGTCACCTGACCCGGGGTCACGCCCTGCGCGTGGCTCCCGCCTTGAGGAAGGACGCGCTGGTCGGCGCGTTGCAGTACTACGACGCCCAGATGGACGACGCCCGCTTCGTCGCCAACCTCGTGCGCACGGCCGCGGCCTACGGGGCGAAGGCGGCCAACCGCGCGCGGGTGACCGGCTTCCTGCGTGAGGGAGAACGCGTCGTGGGCGCGCGGGTGCAGGACGTCGAGGGGGGCGGGGAGTACGAGATCCACGCCCGGCAGGTCGTCAACGCCACGGGCGTGTGGACCGACGACACCCAGGCGATGGTGGGGGAGCGCGGGCAGTTCCACGTACGCGCGTCCAAGGGCGTCCACCTCGTCGTCCCGAGGGACCGCATCAGCTCCACCACGGGACTGATCCTGCGCACCGAGAAGTCCGTGCTGTTCGTCATCCCCTGGGGCCGGCACTGGATCGTCGGCACCACCGACACCGACTGGGACCTGGACAAGGCCCACCCGGCCGCCTCCAGCGCGGACATCGACTATGTGCTGGAGCATGTGAACTCGGTGCTGAGGGTGCCGCTGACCCGCGACGACGTCGAGGGCGTGTACGCCGGGCTGCGGCCGCTGCTGGCCGGCGAGTCCGACGCCACCAGCAAGCTCTCGCGCGAACACACCGTGGCGCATCCGGTGCCGGGGCTGGTGGTCGTGGCGGGTGGCAAGTACACGACGTACCGGGTGATGGCGAAGGACGCCGTCGACGAGGCGGTGCGCGGCCTCGACCAGCGGGTCGCCGAGTGCGTCACGGAGGACGTGCCGCTGATGGGCGCGGAGGGCTACCGGGCGCTGTGGAACGCGCGGGCCCGGATCGCCGCGCAGACCGGACTGCACGTGGTGCGGGTGGAGCATCTGCTGAACCGCTTCGGGGCGATGGCGGAGGAGGTGCTGGACCTCATCGTCGCCGACCCGTCGCTGGGCGAGCCGCTCCAGGCAGCCGACGACTACCTCCGCGCCGAGATCGTCTACGCCGCCTCGCACGAGGGAGCACGGCATCTGGACGACGTCCTGACGCGCCGCACCCGCATCTCCATCGAGACCTTCGACCGCGGCACGCGCAGCGCCCGCGAGGCCGCCGAGCTGATGGCGCCGGTCCTCGGCTGGGACAAGAACCACATCGATCGCGAGGTCCAGCACTACGAGAAGCGGGTGGAGGCCGAGCGGGAGTCGCAGCGCCAGCCCGACGACCTGACGGCGGACGCGGCCCGGCTGGGGGCACCCGACATCGCCCCGCTGACCTGA